A region of Myxococcales bacterium DNA encodes the following proteins:
- a CDS encoding ABC transporter ATP-binding protein — MLELVDVRVEYGGIKALKGVSMKVNYGEIVAIIGANGAGKTTTLKSVVRLLPLASGQIRFRGQDIAGLATEDLVELGVSLVPEGRAIFPSLTVRENLELGAYVHRDPVTIKESLADVIALFPRIGERLGQEGGTLSGGEQQMLAIGRALMARPSLVLLDEPSLGIAPKLAAQIFKAIREIARAGVTVLVVEQNTRMALGSSARAYVLRTGEVALSGDSKTLASDPEIQKAYLGG; from the coding sequence CTGCTGGAGCTCGTCGACGTGCGCGTCGAATACGGAGGCATCAAGGCGCTGAAGGGCGTCTCGATGAAGGTGAACTACGGCGAGATCGTGGCCATCATCGGCGCGAATGGCGCGGGAAAGACCACCACGCTGAAGAGCGTCGTGCGGCTGCTCCCGCTCGCCTCTGGGCAGATCCGCTTCCGCGGACAGGACATCGCGGGACTCGCCACCGAGGACCTCGTGGAGCTGGGCGTGTCGCTGGTGCCTGAGGGGCGCGCCATCTTCCCGAGCCTCACGGTCCGCGAGAACCTCGAGCTCGGCGCCTACGTTCACCGCGATCCCGTGACCATCAAGGAGTCGCTCGCCGACGTCATCGCGCTCTTCCCTCGCATCGGCGAGCGGCTCGGGCAGGAGGGCGGCACGCTCTCGGGAGGTGAGCAGCAGATGCTCGCGATCGGCCGCGCCCTCATGGCGAGGCCCTCCCTCGTGCTGCTCGACGAGCCCTCGCTCGGCATCGCCCCGAAGCTCGCCGCTCAGATCTTCAAGGCCATCCGCGAGATCGCGCGCGCGGGCGTCACCGTGCTCGTCGTGGAGCAGAACACGCGGATGGCGCTCGGCTCGAGCGCGCGCGCGTACGTCCTCCGCACGGGCGAGGTGGCGCTCTCCGGTGACTCCAAGACGCTCGCGAGCGATCCCGAGATCCAGAAGGCCTACCTTGGGGGCTGA
- a CDS encoding branched-chain amino acid ABC transporter permease, translating into MAGALVLFTVLDFTLERIVPDSSIRQLLLLAACNVLVALSLNVINGMAGQFSIGHAGFLGLGGYTSAVVSSHLHEALGGGDPTFARSFIVVPVALVASALIAGAFGYLVGLPSLRLKGDYLAIVTLGFAEIVRLLIATAQLGEKQTVGEAFAQVGGPKGVVGPFVHALSVAITSLGGQNGYAGPKNQGVPLYAGPFWIFGLALVLGILAYRLKFSGWGRALRALREDEIAAAAVGVDPTRYKVRSFVIAAVGAGIAGGLMAMNRDGTPTVQPDNYNFAASFDAITMVILGGSGSVTGAAIGGVFITFTIKAIEAVQSTNVIQSLKRSASWLDLNALRMIIYAGVLIALMIWRPEGLLGEREIFEKKRAPKPRSAPPDAPPGGARSDTP; encoded by the coding sequence ATGGCCGGCGCGCTCGTGCTCTTCACCGTGCTCGACTTTACGCTCGAGCGCATCGTGCCCGACAGCTCCATTCGGCAGCTCTTGTTGCTCGCCGCGTGCAACGTCCTCGTCGCGCTCTCGCTGAACGTCATCAACGGCATGGCCGGCCAGTTCTCGATCGGGCACGCCGGATTCCTCGGCCTCGGCGGCTACACCAGCGCCGTCGTGAGCTCCCACCTCCACGAGGCGCTCGGGGGCGGCGATCCCACCTTCGCGCGATCGTTCATCGTGGTTCCCGTGGCGCTCGTGGCGTCGGCGCTCATCGCGGGCGCCTTCGGGTATCTCGTGGGCCTGCCCAGTCTCCGCCTGAAGGGCGACTACCTCGCCATCGTAACGCTCGGCTTCGCCGAGATCGTGCGCCTGCTCATCGCGACCGCGCAGCTCGGGGAGAAGCAGACCGTCGGTGAGGCCTTCGCCCAGGTGGGAGGGCCGAAGGGGGTCGTGGGGCCCTTCGTCCACGCGCTCAGCGTGGCCATCACGAGCCTCGGCGGACAGAACGGCTACGCCGGCCCCAAGAACCAAGGCGTGCCGCTCTACGCGGGCCCCTTCTGGATCTTCGGCCTCGCCCTGGTCCTCGGGATCTTGGCGTATCGACTCAAGTTTTCCGGCTGGGGCCGCGCCCTCCGTGCGCTCCGCGAAGACGAGATCGCGGCCGCCGCCGTGGGGGTCGACCCCACCCGTTACAAGGTCCGCAGCTTCGTCATCGCGGCGGTCGGGGCGGGCATCGCCGGTGGCCTCATGGCGATGAACCGCGACGGCACGCCGACGGTGCAGCCCGACAACTACAACTTCGCGGCGTCGTTCGACGCCATCACGATGGTCATACTCGGCGGCTCCGGCAGCGTCACGGGCGCGGCCATCGGCGGGGTGTTCATCACCTTCACGATCAAGGCGATCGAGGCCGTCCAGTCGACGAACGTCATCCAGTCGTTGAAGCGCTCGGCCTCCTGGCTCGACCTGAACGCGCTGCGCATGATCATCTACGCGGGCGTGCTCATCGCGCTGATGATCTGGCGCCCCGAGGGGCTCCTGGGCGAGCGCGAGATCTTCGAGAAGAAGCGGGCGCCCAAGCCGCGCTCGGCGCCACCGGACGCGCCGCCGGGCGGGGCCAGGAGCGACACGCCGTGA
- a CDS encoding ABC transporter ATP-binding protein, producing the protein MTELTLKNVSKNFGGLRAVSDVSFTVPERCIFGLIGPNGAGKTTVFNLVTGVYKHDAGSIHFGKTDVRPLAPAKIAEAGIARTFQNIRLFSQLTVLENLLVACELQKRAHLTAALLRTKVHYEDERTMQARAMDLLDVFGLAGVADEPSTSLPYGNQRRLEIARAMMLEPKLLLLDEPAAGMNYGEAEGLKTQIRWLRDKFALTVVLVEHNMQVVMGVCEEIHVLDQGRTIAHGTPEAVQNDPKVLAAYLGGDDDESDEPQAAAGAGSEG; encoded by the coding sequence GTGACCGAGCTCACGCTCAAGAACGTGTCCAAGAACTTCGGCGGATTGCGCGCCGTGAGCGACGTGTCGTTCACGGTGCCGGAGCGCTGCATCTTCGGCCTCATCGGGCCGAACGGGGCCGGCAAGACCACCGTCTTCAACCTCGTGACGGGGGTCTACAAGCACGACGCGGGAAGCATCCATTTCGGCAAGACCGACGTGCGCCCGCTCGCGCCGGCGAAGATCGCCGAGGCGGGGATCGCGCGCACCTTCCAGAACATTCGGCTCTTCTCGCAGCTCACGGTCCTCGAGAACCTGCTCGTCGCCTGCGAGCTCCAGAAGCGCGCGCACCTCACGGCCGCGCTGCTACGTACAAAGGTTCACTACGAAGACGAGCGCACGATGCAAGCGCGCGCCATGGACCTCCTCGACGTGTTCGGCCTCGCGGGTGTGGCCGACGAGCCCTCCACGTCGCTTCCGTACGGCAACCAGCGCAGGCTCGAGATCGCCCGCGCGATGATGCTCGAGCCGAAGCTCTTGCTGCTCGACGAGCCGGCGGCCGGCATGAACTACGGCGAGGCCGAGGGCCTGAAGACGCAGATTCGCTGGCTGCGAGACAAGTTCGCGCTCACGGTCGTGCTGGTCGAGCACAACATGCAGGTGGTCATGGGGGTTTGCGAAGAGATCCACGTGCTCGACCAAGGGCGGACCATCGCCCACGGCACGCCTGAGGCCGTCCAAAACGACCCGAAGGTGCTGGCCGCTTACCTCGGCGGCGACGACGACGAGTCCGACGAGCCGCAGGCCGCGGCGGGAGCGGGCAGTGAAGGTTGA
- a CDS encoding inorganic pyrophosphatase: MSRSPFEQALSHLFAAHPWHGPDIGPKAPELVTSYVEIVPTDTVKYELDKATGILKVDRPQKFSNTCPTLYGFIPQTLCGPVVGGLCDQKTGRSGTRGDDDPLDICILTERNIPHGNILVQAVPIGGLLMVDRDEADDKIIAVLQGDDVYGHMRDLAECPKALIDRLHHYFLTYKQPPGSQEHVVEIARVYGRDEAHAVIAASQSDYETEYASITGRLRAK; this comes from the coding sequence ATGAGCCGCAGCCCGTTCGAGCAAGCCCTCTCGCACCTCTTCGCCGCGCACCCGTGGCACGGCCCGGACATCGGCCCCAAGGCGCCCGAGTTGGTGACCTCGTACGTGGAGATCGTCCCCACCGACACGGTCAAGTACGAGCTCGACAAGGCGACGGGGATCCTCAAGGTCGACCGTCCGCAGAAGTTCTCGAACACCTGCCCCACGCTCTACGGGTTCATCCCTCAGACGCTCTGTGGCCCGGTCGTCGGCGGTCTCTGCGACCAGAAGACGGGCCGCAGCGGGACGCGAGGCGACGACGATCCGCTCGACATCTGCATCCTCACCGAGCGCAACATCCCGCACGGCAACATCCTCGTGCAAGCCGTGCCCATCGGCGGGCTGCTGATGGTCGACCGCGACGAGGCCGACGACAAGATCATCGCCGTGCTCCAGGGCGACGACGTGTACGGCCACATGCGCGATCTCGCGGAGTGTCCGAAGGCGCTCATCGACCGGCTCCACCACTACTTCCTGACCTACAAGCAGCCTCCGGGCTCGCAGGAGCACGTGGTCGAGATCGCGCGGGTGTACGGGCGGGACGAGGCCCACGCCGTGATCGCCGCGAGCCAGAGCGACTACGAGACGGAGTACGCGAGCATCACCGGGCGGCTCCGCGCGAAGTAG
- a CDS encoding diguanylate cyclase, which translates to MHAVDFDSEATSITNFSELQREIAARKRQALQAYLVVLTGSNVGAMHKLEAAETVLGRSNTADLRLTDDGISRRHARILKAGSDVVIEDLNSANGTMVNGELITQRVLKNGDKISIGASTVVRFSFNDTLDESFQQKMIEAALRDGLTRAYNKRYFLERLETEYAFAKRHHAELSLLLFDIDFFKKINDSRGHLAGDAVLMELSAVVQSMLRTEDVFARYGGEEFAVLARGTSLAKAALLAERVRARVEETNFSFEGISIPVTISVGVAGLPETRCDDAQQLVAGADTALYDSKRGGRNRVTLKDIPI; encoded by the coding sequence ATGCACGCGGTGGACTTCGACAGTGAAGCGACGAGCATCACGAATTTCAGCGAGCTGCAGCGCGAGATCGCCGCGCGCAAGCGGCAGGCGCTGCAGGCCTACCTGGTCGTCCTCACGGGCTCGAACGTCGGCGCGATGCACAAGCTCGAGGCGGCCGAGACCGTGCTGGGTCGCTCGAACACGGCCGACCTGCGGCTTACCGACGACGGCATCTCGCGACGGCACGCCCGCATCCTGAAGGCCGGCTCCGACGTCGTCATCGAGGACCTGAACAGCGCCAACGGCACGATGGTGAACGGGGAGCTCATTACGCAGCGCGTGCTGAAGAACGGCGACAAGATCAGCATCGGCGCGAGCACGGTGGTGCGGTTCTCGTTCAACGACACCCTCGACGAGAGCTTCCAGCAGAAGATGATCGAGGCCGCGCTGCGCGACGGGCTCACCCGCGCGTACAACAAGCGGTATTTCCTCGAGCGCCTCGAGACCGAATACGCGTTCGCCAAGCGCCACCACGCCGAGCTCTCGCTGCTGCTCTTCGACATCGATTTCTTCAAGAAGATCAACGACAGCCGCGGCCACCTGGCAGGCGACGCGGTGCTCATGGAGCTCTCTGCGGTGGTGCAGAGCATGCTCCGCACCGAGGACGTCTTCGCCCGGTACGGCGGCGAGGAGTTCGCCGTGCTCGCCCGAGGCACGTCGCTCGCGAAGGCCGCGCTCCTCGCCGAGCGCGTCCGCGCCCGCGTGGAGGAGACCAACTTCAGCTTCGAGGGCATCTCGATCCCGGTCACCATCAGCGTCGGCGTCGCCGGGCTGCCCGAGACCCGCTGCGACGACGCGCAGCAGCTCGTCGCGGGGGCGGACACGGCCCTCTACGACTCCAAGCGCGGCGGTCGCAACCGCGTCACGCTGAAGGACATCCCTATCTAA
- a CDS encoding protein kinase — protein sequence MAVINAGDVIAGKYRVERVLGEGGMGFVVAATHLTLEIPVAIKFIRDGALGTREASVRFLREAQAAVQIRNPHVAHVYDVGALETGEPFMVMEYLEGCDLSDLYKQRGALPPAEACEYVLQACDALGEAHSLGIIHRDVKLGNLFLTRGAAGVPIVKVLDFGLSKANPFGGGETGVTMSAAVLGSPRFMSPEQLQDPRTVDGRTDIWALGVILYTLLAGRPAFDAETVGKLFAKVMGESPPPLRELNPTLDPGLVAIVDRCLQKSLDARMPNVAELAAGLVPYCMNTAHAQTTAARLASLQPSPPSAAGAGATRHPTPTVPPASGRSTSLELGGPWAGAAPQPPPPEGSSRLWLGLGVALAVIGVAGGAFYVSRNQVPPGHAEVVPVPAEPPALPTVEPPTAPAVVGAGVGKVASKSVVPAAPTVASPVVATGPTPAAAPRPTQGPKPAATPTTPTGPAPTAPTAAPKPKPASPDIPTTRD from the coding sequence ATGGCCGTCATCAACGCCGGAGACGTCATCGCCGGGAAGTACCGCGTCGAGCGAGTGCTCGGTGAGGGCGGGATGGGCTTCGTCGTCGCGGCGACCCACCTCACGCTCGAGATCCCGGTCGCCATCAAGTTCATCCGCGACGGCGCGCTCGGCACGCGCGAGGCCAGCGTGCGCTTCCTCCGCGAGGCGCAGGCCGCCGTCCAGATACGCAACCCGCACGTCGCGCACGTGTACGACGTCGGCGCCCTCGAGACCGGCGAGCCGTTCATGGTCATGGAGTACCTCGAGGGGTGCGACCTGTCCGACCTCTACAAGCAGCGCGGCGCGCTGCCCCCGGCGGAGGCGTGCGAGTACGTGCTGCAGGCGTGCGACGCCCTCGGCGAGGCGCACTCGCTCGGCATCATCCATCGCGACGTGAAGCTCGGGAACCTGTTCCTCACGCGCGGCGCCGCCGGCGTACCCATCGTGAAGGTGCTCGACTTCGGCCTGTCGAAGGCGAACCCCTTCGGCGGCGGCGAGACAGGCGTCACCATGTCCGCGGCCGTGCTCGGCTCGCCGCGCTTCATGTCGCCCGAGCAACTCCAAGACCCCCGCACCGTCGACGGCCGCACCGACATCTGGGCGTTGGGCGTCATCCTCTACACGCTGCTCGCCGGGCGGCCGGCGTTCGACGCCGAGACCGTGGGCAAGCTCTTCGCGAAGGTGATGGGCGAGTCTCCGCCACCGCTGCGCGAGCTGAACCCGACCCTCGATCCGGGGCTCGTCGCCATCGTCGATCGCTGCCTCCAGAAGTCGCTGGACGCGCGCATGCCCAACGTCGCCGAGCTCGCCGCGGGGCTCGTGCCCTACTGCATGAACACCGCCCACGCGCAGACGACCGCGGCCCGGCTCGCGTCGCTCCAGCCAAGCCCGCCGAGCGCGGCGGGAGCAGGCGCGACGCGGCATCCAACCCCCACGGTGCCGCCCGCGTCCGGGCGCTCGACCTCGCTCGAGCTAGGCGGGCCCTGGGCGGGAGCGGCGCCCCAGCCCCCACCGCCAGAGGGGAGCTCGCGCTTGTGGCTCGGCCTCGGGGTCGCGCTCGCCGTCATCGGGGTCGCGGGTGGCGCGTTCTATGTCAGTCGTAACCAGGTGCCCCCCGGCCACGCCGAGGTGGTGCCCGTGCCCGCCGAGCCACCGGCGCTGCCGACCGTCGAGCCCCCCACGGCGCCCGCCGTCGTGGGCGCGGGAGTGGGCAAGGTCGCCTCGAAGTCCGTGGTCCCCGCTGCCCCCACGGTCGCGAGCCCCGTCGTCGCGACGGGCCCGACCCCGGCGGCCGCGCCTCGCCCGACACAGGGACCGAAGCCCGCCGCCACGCCCACCACGCCGACCGGCCCGGCACCGACAGCCCCGACCGCCGCGCCGAAGCCCAAGCCGGCGAGCCCGGACATCCCGACCACCCGCGACTGA
- a CDS encoding phospholipase, whose amino-acid sequence MTDRTLTTARLGDLECVIANAPPPRAPSPRRIVVLLHGFGAPGDDLVGLADAFAAPDTTMVFPAAPLTFAELYGAPPFMDARAWWRLDLEAIERARRTGGLRDLTRERPEGLDAARGRVTRLLGELRAKHPDASFVLGGFSQGAMLATDTALREDVPLDGLVVLSGSLLCEPEWRPLFPTLARLKVFQSHGADDDILPYAYAARLHEGLREAGVDARFVRFEGGHGIAPEVLGALAAFLDGLPRAASPVDEIR is encoded by the coding sequence ATGACCGACCGAACCCTGACGACCGCGAGGCTAGGCGATCTCGAATGCGTGATCGCCAACGCGCCCCCTCCACGAGCGCCTTCCCCGCGCCGCATCGTCGTCCTGCTCCACGGGTTCGGCGCGCCGGGCGACGACCTCGTGGGCCTCGCCGACGCGTTCGCCGCGCCCGACACGACGATGGTCTTCCCCGCGGCGCCGCTCACGTTCGCGGAGCTCTACGGCGCCCCACCGTTCATGGACGCCCGCGCCTGGTGGCGCCTCGATCTCGAGGCGATCGAGCGGGCGCGGCGGACAGGCGGGCTCCGCGATCTCACGCGCGAGCGGCCCGAGGGGCTCGACGCCGCGCGGGGCCGAGTGACGCGCCTGCTCGGCGAGCTCCGCGCCAAGCACCCGGACGCCAGCTTCGTCCTCGGTGGCTTCTCGCAGGGCGCGATGCTCGCGACCGACACGGCGCTCCGGGAGGACGTCCCGCTCGATGGGCTCGTCGTGCTCTCGGGCTCACTTCTGTGCGAGCCCGAGTGGCGCCCGCTCTTCCCCACGCTGGCGCGCCTGAAGGTGTTTCAGAGCCACGGCGCCGACGACGACATCTTGCCCTACGCGTACGCGGCACGACTCCACGAGGGGCTGCGCGAGGCCGGGGTGGACGCGCGCTTCGTGAGGTTCGAGGGCGGCCACGGGATCGCCCCCGAGGTGCTCGGGGCGCTCGCCGCGTTCCTCGACGGTCTCCCGCGCGCCGCCTCGCCCGTTGACGAGATTAGATAG
- a CDS encoding tetratricopeptide repeat protein, translating into MLMVPRLRSSSRISRAPARRLASLGALTLAWCLAASAHAGPSAADKKAADALFEEGRAHVEAGEFLLGCPKLLASYKLDPTVGTLLNLADCHQRAGQTATAYEKFQAAAELAKKLGRADREKTARDRLDLLEPQLTKLALELKEPGDVTITLDGTPISRQDAQAPIRVDPGAHTLFVAAPDRKPFSVTLEAKEPGKTYPVVVPALTREGEEPPVVAPKPKVPPPEEPAPSNARRTTGFVVGGIGLVLAGVGGYFGLRTFSSWSDSQARCNDKGCDREGVDLATDAKTSGFLSTIGLAAGGVAFATGLVLVLTAPSAKTGANRIGKPNARLTPSVGPGAVGLSLGGTF; encoded by the coding sequence GTGCTTATGGTCCCGCGCCTCCGCTCCAGCTCCCGCATCAGCCGCGCCCCCGCTCGCCGCCTCGCGTCCCTCGGCGCGCTGACCCTCGCTTGGTGCCTCGCCGCCTCCGCGCACGCGGGCCCGTCGGCCGCCGACAAGAAGGCCGCCGACGCCCTGTTCGAGGAGGGGCGCGCCCACGTCGAGGCCGGCGAGTTCCTGCTCGGCTGCCCGAAGCTCCTCGCCAGCTACAAGCTCGACCCGACCGTAGGGACGCTCCTCAACCTCGCCGACTGCCACCAGCGCGCCGGCCAGACCGCGACGGCGTACGAGAAGTTCCAGGCCGCGGCCGAGCTCGCGAAGAAGCTCGGACGGGCCGACCGCGAGAAGACCGCGCGCGACCGCCTCGATCTGCTCGAGCCCCAGCTCACCAAACTCGCGCTCGAGCTGAAGGAGCCCGGCGACGTGACCATCACGCTCGACGGCACGCCCATCAGTCGCCAAGACGCGCAGGCGCCGATCCGCGTCGATCCTGGCGCCCACACGCTCTTCGTCGCGGCGCCGGACAGGAAGCCCTTCAGCGTGACGCTCGAAGCCAAAGAGCCCGGCAAGACCTACCCCGTCGTCGTGCCCGCGCTGACCCGCGAGGGTGAAGAGCCCCCGGTCGTCGCGCCCAAGCCCAAGGTCCCGCCTCCCGAGGAGCCCGCCCCCTCCAACGCCCGGCGAACGACCGGCTTCGTGGTGGGCGGCATCGGCCTCGTGCTGGCGGGCGTGGGCGGCTACTTCGGCCTCCGCACCTTCTCGAGCTGGAGCGACTCCCAGGCGCGATGCAACGACAAGGGCTGTGATCGCGAAGGCGTCGACCTCGCCACCGACGCCAAGACCTCGGGGTTCTTGTCGACCATCGGGCTGGCGGCGGGCGGCGTCGCGTTCGCGACCGGCCTCGTGCTCGTGCTCACCGCGCCGAGCGCCAAGACCGGCGCCAACAGAATCGGGAAGCCGAACGCGCGGCTCACGCCCAGCGTGGGCCCAGGCGCCGTCGGGCTGTCGCTCGGGGGGACCTTCTGA
- a CDS encoding chalcone isomerase family protein: MHSKAKFSFFLVVLSALLTLTSAAFGLERGANGWYQTGSGVRTKSIAFINVKVYAISHEMKELPTANTKQAVIDADVDKRFTWQTLRDLPCEKIQAAMRDAFAMNGYGDQAKIGRYLGACNKAELPEKTGLSISYNSTTKKTTIWIAGAGSATIDGVDFMKAVWSCWFGKIDQPALGSALISRL, from the coding sequence ATGCACAGCAAAGCCAAGTTCTCCTTCTTCCTGGTCGTCCTCTCGGCGCTCCTCACCCTCACGTCGGCCGCCTTCGGCCTCGAGCGCGGCGCCAACGGCTGGTACCAGACCGGCTCCGGCGTCCGCACGAAGAGCATCGCCTTCATCAACGTGAAGGTCTACGCGATCAGTCACGAGATGAAGGAGCTGCCCACGGCGAACACGAAGCAGGCCGTCATCGACGCCGACGTCGACAAGCGCTTCACCTGGCAGACCCTCCGCGATCTCCCTTGCGAGAAGATCCAGGCCGCGATGCGCGACGCGTTCGCCATGAACGGCTACGGGGACCAGGCCAAGATCGGGCGGTACCTGGGCGCCTGCAACAAGGCCGAGCTCCCGGAGAAGACCGGCCTCTCCATCAGCTACAACTCGACCACGAAGAAGACCACGATCTGGATCGCCGGCGCCGGCTCGGCCACGATCGACGGCGTCGACTTCATGAAGGCCGTGTGGAGCTGCTGGTTCGGGAAGATCGACCAGCCCGCGCTCGGCTCCGCGCTCATCTCGCGCCTCTGA
- a CDS encoding extensin family protein, which translates to MAPARGLVTARSIGETLTVAVALSLASPGAARAEPAASSYALDAVSRDIPAGRMKCPRFDTRRYLGTGVRYASPIFVHSAFVEKLVAFDALVERTAIEVYGRAPEELHHLGGTTCESLNGQRRFSEHAFGNAIDVDSFTFGALGAGERLPAGLPAALAGAFKVSISWHFFSKSPAGRVHSRFLHRLALRLVADRGLFRVVLGPGYGDHWSHFHLDAAPYRFAFVLASGELAR; encoded by the coding sequence ATGGCGCCCGCTCGCGGCTTGGTCACTGCACGCTCGATCGGCGAGACGCTGACGGTCGCGGTCGCGCTGAGCCTCGCCTCGCCAGGGGCCGCGCGCGCCGAGCCGGCCGCCTCGAGCTACGCCCTCGACGCGGTGTCGCGCGACATCCCCGCGGGGCGAATGAAGTGCCCGCGTTTCGACACGCGGCGCTACTTGGGCACCGGCGTGCGGTACGCCTCGCCCATCTTCGTTCACAGCGCGTTCGTCGAGAAGCTCGTCGCTTTCGACGCGCTGGTGGAGCGCACGGCCATCGAGGTGTACGGCCGCGCGCCGGAGGAGCTGCACCATCTCGGCGGGACCACCTGCGAGTCTCTGAACGGGCAGCGGCGCTTCAGCGAGCACGCGTTCGGCAACGCGATCGACGTCGACTCCTTCACCTTCGGCGCGCTCGGCGCCGGGGAGCGCCTCCCCGCGGGCCTCCCTGCGGCGCTTGCAGGCGCGTTCAAGGTCTCGATTTCATGGCATTTTTTCTCGAAGAGCCCCGCGGGGCGAGTGCACTCGCGCTTTCTGCACCGGCTCGCCCTCCGGCTCGTGGCGGACCGGGGGCTCTTCCGTGTGGTGCTCGGCCCTGGCTACGGCGACCACTGGAGCCACTTCCACCTCGACGCCGCGCCGTACCGCTTCGCGTTCGTCCTCGCCTCGGGCGAGCTCGCGCGCTGA